A window of the Sphaerodactylus townsendi isolate TG3544 unplaced genomic scaffold, MPM_Stown_v2.3 scaffold_32, whole genome shotgun sequence genome harbors these coding sequences:
- the LOC125425354 gene encoding LOW QUALITY PROTEIN: disintegrin and metalloproteinase domain-containing protein 2-like (The sequence of the model RefSeq protein was modified relative to this genomic sequence to represent the inferred CDS: deleted 2 bases in 1 codon), translating into MPNRGGHRLEAAIARTSSVATPPVLSTDAWGASRKASGFQRTLMQVIIPQRIPLHATGNQDRMTFVINIDGKSYTVHLKQQSLLTNNFRIYTYDSRGILQSAVPSIKRDCYYHGYVADYIDSLVMLSTCSGLRGLLQFPNITYGIEPMKSAHGFQHLVYQTHYGNASLPITTENYHIKWSTALIQKIDIKVPANFSTQRYLEMHVIVAKALYEYLGSKEETVTEKIIQLVNFLNAMFFKLNMKIILSSLDFWIEQDRIHTTRSMNELLQRFTEWKHSRLNLRPHDIAFLFIIKRDTHWRTSVIVAQLLGISLGMFFDQSKICHCPGSACLMTTTAVQASGVKAFSSCSVKDFQSFLAHGQGRCLLNKPRLNLQYKAPSCGNGITEDGEQCDCGTDQMKEKGTLCRAAADADCDLKEYCNGTSTECSEDFYVQNGQMCEDSTGVCMTGVCQSPDRWCRKVFGKGSKSASSQCYEEINSQTDRMGHCGSSAKGYQNCQWQYVFDANEII; encoded by the exons ATGCCAAATCGGGGAGGCCATCGGCTGGAAGCAGCCATAGCGCGTACATCTTCGGTTGCCACTCCCCCAGTGCTCTCAACGGACGCATGGGGGGCCAGCAGAAAAGCCTCAG GTTTTCAGCGGACACTTATGCAGGTGATTATTCCACAGAGGATTCCATTACATGCCACTGGAAATCAG GACAGGATGACCTTTGTTATCAATATAGATGGGAAGTCGTACACGGTTCATCTGAAGCAACA ATCACTATTAACCAACAATTTCAGAATTTATACCTATGATAGTAGAGGGATTCTGCAGTCTGCTGTCCCGTCCATCAAG cgGGATTGCTACTACCATGGATATGTTGCTGATTACATTGATTCACTTGTGATGCTCAGCACCTGCTCTGGGCTCAG AGGGCTGTTGCAGTTCCCAAACATCACCTATGGAATTGAGCCCATGAAGTCTGCGCACGGGTTTCAGCATCTCGTTTATCAAACACATTACGGTAACGCGAGCCTTCCGATTACTACAGAGAATTATCACATTAAGTGGAGCACAGCACTGATTCAAAAGATCGACATAAAAGTACCG GCTAACTTCAGTACCCAAAGATACCTGGAAATGCATGTGATTGTGGCCAAGGCGCTG tatGAGTATCTGGGTTCAAAAGAAGAAACTGTGACGGAGAAAATCATCCAGCTTGTCAACTTCCTCAATGCT ATGTTTTTCAAACTCAACATGAAAATCATACTGTCCTCTTTGGACTTCTGGATAGAACAGGACAGAATCCATACAACCAGGAGCATGAATGAATTGCTGCAAAGATTTACAGAGTGGAAACATTCCCGTCTCAACCTGCGACCCCATGACATAGCATTCTTGTTTAT TATAAAGAGGGATACACACTGGAGAACT TCCGTGATTGTCGCCCAGCTGCTGGGGATCAGCCTAGGAATGTTCTTTGACCAGTCAAAAATCTGTCACTGTCCCGGATCTGCTTGCTTAATGACTACTACAGCCGT GCAGGCCAGTGGTGTGAAGGCCTTCAGCAGCTGCAGCGTAAAAGACTTCCAGAGTTTCCTGGCACATGGACAGGGGCGGTGCCTCCTGAACAAACCTCGGCTGAATCTCCAGTACAAAGCCCCTTCCTGTGGCAATGGAATCACTGAGGACGGTGAGCAGTGTGACTGCGGCACTGATCAG ATGAAGGAAAAGGGCACCTTGTGCAGAGCTGCAGCTGATGCTGACTGTGATCTGAAAGAGTACTGCAACGGCACTTCTACAGAATGCTCGGAGGATTTTTATGTCCAGAACGGGCAAATGTGCGAGGACTCCACTGGGGTTTGCATGACAGGAGTGTGCCAAAGTCCTGATCGCTGGTGCCGAAAAGTGTTTGGCAAAG GTTCAAAAAGCGCCTCGTCACAGTGCTATGAAGAAATTAACAGCCAGACTGACCGGATGGGACACTGCGGCTCCTCCGCGAAGGGATATCAGAACTGTCAGTGGCAGTATGTTTTCGATGCAAATGAAATAATTTGA
- the LOC125425360 gene encoding disintegrin and metalloproteinase domain-containing protein 2-like, whose protein sequence is MLRSRLALLLLGAGFFVHLDCQTFLHITYPRKITANLTEDEEAEDKSTVSYTITIEEKIYTVHLKQQTFLPDDFMVYTYKKGGVVHPIFPYIKSDCFYQGYIEGFPNSLVILSTCSGLRGLLQFENISYGIEHLESSTQFEHLVFQINNKDLKGSVLLDDFIPITGEEENRDISHTLLSDAVPLQEITEVHRYVEMYIVLDKTLYNYFGGNEDVVTQKVVQLMGILNSIFTRLNVTIVLSSLEFWTDRNKISTSGEVDVLLQRFLNWKNSYLVLRPHDTAFLFAYREKPNYAGSTFLGKLCLRNYGAGVALYQKFVNLEIFSVIIAQLLSLSLGISYDDNKNCQCPGPVCIMNTEAVHSSGIKVFSSCSIEDFQHFIKHKGGNCLSNRPHLQHYKKRSAKNFSFCGNRIIEAGENCDCGSPEECKKSTCCTSNCKLQAGAVCSSEACCQNCKYTPSNTVCRKAMDRACDLPEYCNGTSASCPSDVYVQNGHACGGNTGFCYRGACQSADLRCRELFGPSARNAPNACYEEINRQTDRFGHCGIDPFDGYKSCSFQDFRCGKLICQYPNNVPFAKMKVPVLYTPVKNIICASLDMKQSETLPDPLLLKDGTKCGPSKVCINQVCENYEILKYDCDPKEKCSGHGICNNKKNCHCDPGWAPPNCNKKGSHLGGSVDCGIHILASEITGRRMPVSTKSWILLSLFFFLPVVVGSAILLFKGKRNCDYIAEEGDSQDYQPEDSSISGKESMSAAANAHS, encoded by the exons ATGTTGAGGAGCCGCCTAGCGTTGCTTCTGCTGGGCGCCGGCTTCTTTGTGCATCTTG ATTGTCAAACATTTTTACATATCACTTACCCACGTAAGATAACAGCCAATCTAACGGAAGATGAGGAAGCAGAAGATAAG AGTACAGTATCCTATACAATTACTATAGAAGAGAAGATATACACAGTGCATCTGAAGCAACA AACTTTTTTGCCTGATGACTTCATGGTTTATACATATAAGAAAGGGGGGGTTGTGCATCCTATTTTCCCGTATATTAAG AGTGATTGCTTCTATCAAGGATATATCGAAGGGTTTCCTAACTCTCTTGTAATACTCAGCACCTGTTCTGGGCTCAG aggGCTGCTGCAGTTTGAGAACATCAGCTATGGAATTGAACATTTGGAGTCCTCCACTCAGTTTGAACATCttgtttttcaaataaataacaaagatCTCAAGGGTTCAGTGTTGTTAGATGATTTCATACCTATAACAGGAGAAGAGGAAAATAGAGACATCTCTCATACGCTGCTTTCAGATGCTGTA CCCCTGCAAGAAATCACTGAAGTTCATAGATATGTGGAAATGTATATTGTTTTGGACAAGACTTTG tacaaCTACTTTGGTGGAAATGAAGATGTCGTAACCCAGAAAGTAGTCCAGCTCATGGGCATTCTCAACAGt ATTTTTACCAGACTTAATGTGACAATTGTATTGTCTTCCTTGGAGTTCTGGACAGATCGTAATAAAATCTCTACTTCAGGAGAGGTGGATGTATTATTGCAAAGgtttttaaactggaaaaattCATACCTTGTTCTAAGGCCACATGATACAGCATTTTTATTTGC TTACAGGGAGAAGCCTAACTATGCAGGATCAACATTCTTGGGAAAGCTGTGCCTGCGGAACTATGGTGCAGGAGTTGCTCTG TACCAAAAGTTTGTAAACTTGGAGATATTTTCAGTTATCATTGCACAACTGCTTAGCCTGAGCCTGGGAATAAGCTATGATGATAACAAGAATTGCCAGTGTCCAGGACCTGTCTGCATCATGAATACTGAAGCAGT aCATTCAAGTGGAATTAAAGTCTTTAGTAGCTGCAGCATTGAAGACTTTCAACATTTCATTAAACACAAGGGTGGCAATTGCCTTTCTAATAGGCCACATTTACAGCACTATAAGAAGAGAAGTGCAAAGAATTTTTCATTTTGTGGGAATCGTATTATAGAAGctggagaaaactgtgattgtGGTTCACCCGAG GAATGTAAGAAGAGCACATGTTGCACCAGTAATTGTAAATTGCAAGCCGGAGCTGTATGCAGTAGTGAAGCATGCTGCCAAAACTGCAAG TATACGCCAAGCAACACAGTATGTAGAAAGGCAATGGATCGTGCTTGTGATTTGCCGGAGTACTGCAATGGGACTTCTGCATCCTGCCCATCTGATGTTTATGTCCAGAATGGACATGCATGTGGTGGCAACACTGGTTTCTGTTATCGAGGAGCTTGTCAGTCGGCTGATCTACGCTGTCGAGAACTCTTTGGTCCAA GTGCAAGAAATGCTCCAAATGCATGTTATGAAGAAATTAACCGTCAAACAGACAGGTTCGGTCACTGTGGAATTGATCCATTTGACGGTTATAAGTCTTGTTCTTTTCA GGATTTCAGATGTGGAAAGTTAATTTGCCAGTATCCAAACAATGTTCCTTTTGCTAAAATGAAAGTACCTGTCCTGTATACTCCAGTGAAAAATATTATTTGCGCGTCTCTGGACATGAAACAGTCAGAAACTTTGCCAGACCCTCTGCTGTTAAAAGACGGTACAAAATGTGGACCTTCTAAA GTTTGTATCAATCAAGTGTGTGAAAACTATGAAATCCTGAAATATGATTGTGATCCTAAAGAGAAGTGCTCTGGACATGGG ATCTGCAACAACAAGAAAAACTGCCATTGTGATCCCGGATGGGCACCTCCAAATTGTAACAAGAAAGGAAGCCACCTGGGAGGAAGCGTTGACTGTGGCATTCACATTTTGGCAAGTG AGATCACTGGAAGACGCATGCCAGTCAGTACAAAGTCGTGGATTCTGCTAAGCTTATTTTTCTTTCTGCCGGTTGTTGTTGGGTCAGCCATTCTGCTTTTCAAGGGGAAAAGAAACTGTGATTATATTGCAGAAGAGGGTGACTCACAAGACTATCA ACCAGAAGATAGCAGCATATCTGGCAAAGAAAG TATGTCAGCAGCAGCGAATGCACATTCCTAA